DNA from Hippoglossus hippoglossus isolate fHipHip1 chromosome 13, fHipHip1.pri, whole genome shotgun sequence:
atacattgcatatTGTCTACTTCTGTTAagaaatcaacacaatcttTAGACCCAAGTTCAtaaagtttcaaaataaaaactcaataaATCAGCTCGACATAAAGCAACAAAATTAactattttactttgaagacaaattgccgaacaggaagtgattctatgaatgttgtttccATGATGAATAACAGcacctgtgttgtgtgtctgtgtcccagTTCAATatgttgcaataaaaataatccactaatcaaaatgatctggcagcgATTCTGACCTGTGGTTTGACACAGTTGTCGACCgttgctgtagtttatcagcAGACAGGAAGGACATGTTCAACTccatccacagactgaaggcacatCGCCTTACTCCCACTGACCCACTATGCAACCCactacagagcgctggttgccTGTTCATTCAAAGGATTTTttatattgaacgtatcacgtgtccaaaaacaccaaatttgacactgcactttcctgggccattaaaatacacatgccaagtgtgaagctgataagttGAACAGTTCAcaagatatgtgttccacatacagaaagAAATTTGTGGAATTACTAGGTACTTTTACACAAGTGTGAATGATGATAATATGTGTATATTCCTCCTTTATTCACTTACAAAGACAGTTTTAGAAACTTTACATCAGGCAATGAAAGGTTGGTTcaaaaaaatattatgaaaaCAATTAGTTTCTTATCTAGAATGAGTTAGTGTCATGATTTCAACCAAGGTTGtatcaaaaaaataaacaactcaaTCCAGTTGGCAGACCGTCGCCGTGGCCCCTACTCGTGCCCAGAATCTGAATCCTGGGTACAGTGGTCCAGTGAAGTGGGTCTGGTGCTGGTGGATGAGGTCAGCCTGGTTGTTGGTGATGCGGTAAAAGGCCAGAGTCCCTGCATGTTGGTCCAGATACACACCAATCCTTTTGGCCTTAGTTGAGCCGAGGAGTTTTTCCTGACCGTCATGCCAGAAGGAGAAACCAGTGCCGGTCCAGTACAAGCTCCAGGACTGGGGATTGTGGCCCAAACGACTTTTGTCATCAGATCCTTTACGTTCAATCTCCTTGTAGGCCACACCAATGGTGATCTGCATGGTGAGACAGGGAAATATTGAAGTATAATGCTTTGCTAAGAGAGAATCTAGTGCACAAACAACAGCTGATATCCTCACTTTCTCTCAGTGAAAACATTAAGACCTCATTATAACCTACAGTGATCTGTGACTTTTCTGGCTGAGGACATGAAATCCAGTTGAAACAGCCCAAACAAAAGTGGATCCAATGCTGATTTAGGGAGCAAAGAATTCTGATATTGATATAATGACCAGTTTTCTAGCTCTGTTTGTTATGGATTGTTGGTCCATTTGTGATCGAGATAATAGgtcatttttgtgaatttctcaaatAATCAATctttagtaaaaaaaataaaaatcaggcatgtgtaGAGTGCTTATATCTATGAACAGGTAacatttggtgtggatctggataatgatccagattttttagGCGGATGATGTTTATTCAATTAGAGTAATGTAACAATTATGTCCTTTAACTAAATCAGAGAATGGATGTTTTTGCCTGTGTTTATTGAGAATAGTAGACATTTTTTGTGTACATGGTATCTGATCTCAATGTGCTATAAAGTGGTAAATCATCCTTTGTTGAGTTTTAATTTGGGCAAATGGGATATGTGATTTCCATTCATATATTGTATATGGCATATGTCTATATCTGAAACCACCCATTTCACGACTGAAATCGAAAGAATCCACCTTTTGGCCGGTCCACTCCACCTCCCAGTAGTAGGGGCTCCCAGCCAGGGGCTCTCTGCAGAGAACCTGTCTCCAGAAGTGGAAGCGCTCAGGGTGGTCTGGAGGGTTCAGGTTTTCAGCCCGCATCGTGGCCTTATGACCTCCATCCAACAACTGGATGTGGCGATACACCGTGTTAGGGTCCATGGTGGGTTCAAAGCGAACTGAAGGGACAGGATGTATTTAAGTGAGAACTTTGACATTGTGGTCTATGCAATCTGTTTCATATTGTGGAGCATGATGGACTCACATTTCAGCAATTCTCCTCTAGACTTTGGTTCTGGGTTCACAAgccctgttgttgttgcaggagGTGctaagagttaaaaaaaacaaaaaaatttaTGAAATCAGGAATAACAACTCATCTGCAACACACCTCCTAAATCctcaaagtaaagtaaatagATTACTATCTGCAGGCAGTTTACAAAGCTTTTGTATTTACCGTGAGGTTGAGGAGGATGGAAGGGTGGAGGTGGGGCTGAAGCTTCATGTCCACagaaatgaggagagagggaagaaataaaacatgtaaagcAAATATTGAACACCTCAACTCCATTACGTTTAATATcatttgaaacactttttgACGTTGTAGCAGGCCCTCTTATTCTTACCTTCAGGACATGCAGGATGTAGAGCTGGGTAATTGAATGAAGACTCATGCTCTGGGAGAATAAAGTAGAATTACACGAAGCAAATATTATCTTAGGGAATTAATTTGTTATTAGAGTTAGACATGtacacagactgtatatattAAGTTTCTAAAGTAACTTACCTTGAGGTCTTGGAGGCGGCAAAGGTGGAGCGTCTGTCATCATTTCATACACTACAGAAACGAGAGGATGAGTTGTGAGCAATACATCAGGTGTCCTTTTCTTTAGTACACATATAATAGTCAATACACTGCATGATTTAAAGTTTCTGTAcctgtgttttgtgatttgtccTGACCACAGTTATCAGTTACTGTTGCACCTGCTACTGCACCACTGGGTGTTGAAGCCACAGGGACATGATTCACTACAAAGACACGATAAGTTTTGACTGTccgaaggagaggagaggagaggagaggaggtgctgaCCTAATGTGTTGATCTTGGCCAGACTGGCTTTGCAGAGGTCCTGTATCGATGTCTGTAAATCTTGCATGACTGAGCGGATGGAGGCTACCACCGCTTCCTCCTGACCCAGCACTGACTCTCCCGTGGCACCCATCTTACCCAGTGGCTCCAGGGTTAGGAAATTCTTGAGAACAAATGATATAACCTTTCAACAGCAATTCTTGTCTCTGTTATCTTATGATTGCATACTGTTATCTTATAATACCGCTATGTTATTTATATAACTTTCCCGCTGCTACCTGTTCATTTGCACTATTGGTATGTATTGattgatgtgttgtgtgtattttatgtacTTTTATTGCATTTTACAAGAAGCCAAAGATAAATTTCCACTATAAGGTGGACAATAAAGTCAATCTCctgcattcatttattaatcCTGTGAGACTCTGATTTCCAAGATAACCCTGCTTCACACCTTCAAGAAGCAGATGTGGTCCTGCATGCTGGCCAGCTTGCTCAGCTCTTCACTCTTCCAGCCGAGCTGTGCCACCTCCTGCTCTAGTCTGTGGATCTGCACCTCAACCTGGCTGCCTATGGAGGTCTCGTGGGTGCTGAGGAGCTCGCCAGCCTGGGTGCCTGTTAGACTCAGGTTCTTGGCTAGCTCTGTGAATAAATCTGTGCTCTCTTGCTGTAGAGCCTGGACCAACGCCTGGGAGtaaggagagaggaagacagggaTCACAGATGAGGCATtatgaaaatacaaaagcagTAGACATGTATTGTATGTCTTAAACTGATCTACAGGTATGATAGCGGAAACAGAGACGTAACACAAACATGATAAAATACCTTGTGCTGGCGAGCAAGATGTGGGAGCTCCTTAAGTTTCTTTTCAGTCTCCTGAATTCTCCTCTGGGCCTCTGCTTGCATGTGAACAAGCTCtttctatacacacacacacacacacacacacacacgagatcCATGGCTTAGTAAAGAAAAGAGACCAGAACACTTAAAATTCACCACATGTGACAGGAGTAAACACTAAAGACAGTTGTTTAACAAGAACTTCAAGTTCAGGTACATTTGGAAAATGCTTCACATTCTTCACACACAGAGCATCATGGCAGAAACAAACTATAAAACAGCACTCATTTAAACCTGGTGGTCCTTTTCCATTACGTACctgcctctccttcctctcttcctgtgGTTTGAGCACTCGATGTCCCTTGTGTCCATGCTGGcaacacaactcacacacacactccttgtCTTCACGGCAGAACAGTACCAGGGGTCGGTTGTGTTGAGGGCAGGATCTGGGGTCCAACGTGGGAAGCTGGGGGTACACACTGCCCTGTCGCGACCCTAAATGTGGTAGGACCTCCAGGTAGATGGGCATGGATGGTGGGGCGGAGGAGGCAGCGGAGAAGCTTTGCTTGAAGCTGTTGGTTCTCAGTTTTTCCATGGCCTCCACAAGGACAGTGCTCTTGGCCAGCGAGGGCCGAGGGCTGAAGACCTGCCGACACTGGGGGCAGCTGTACTCACCCATACGGTCTCTCTTGTCCCAGTGGCTCTGGATACAAGCCAGGCAGTACGAGTGTCCACAGGGTAGAGTGGCTGGGTCCTTCAGGGTGTCCAAGCACACTGAGCAGACAAAGGTCTCCTCCTCAGTCCACACAGAGGCCATATGGTCCTGGGTTGAAGAAGGCAGTTCACAGAGATCAGAGCTGAATATATACGGACAACCACTCGGTTCCCTCTTCAAGTAAGGTGACAGGAACAGAGATGGCAAGTTTGAAATGCCAGTTGACATGAATCACATGCTGCTTAAAACCTGAAGCAACCTCCAGGTTTCAGGCTGGGCTGGTAAAACAGGTGGGGTGAGGAGTTTCTGTCTTGTGTCATAGGTGATTCCAAGGTGGAGAAATCCTACAGATGAGGCCTCATCGACACATGGCAACGTCACGTCACTTGGAAAACAACCAACAAAAGAATCATATTATAGTGTATTAAGAAATTGATCATATTAAGCACTttaacaactacaacaactgaAGAGCTGTGGTTTTAAGTGACCCAGTGAAATAGGAAATAACTTATAGTGATTCAAAGAGGTTAGACTGGTTCTTCTCTCTGGGGCGTGAATGGTGATGGAAATGTCCAACAATGGCTGTTTTTTCCCTATGAAGTCATCTGTGTTAAAGTCCacactgcgcacacacacacacacatcatctgtGGCAGCTGAATGGAGAAGCTGTGAAACACGTGTTTGGCGTCAGCGCAGTGAAGGCAGAAGTGACGCGCATGACGCCGCTCCGCGCCATATTGACTTGGGGCAGAACACCGGTTAGCTGAGGCAGAGAGCGGCTGCTCACTTCACTTTGAAGGTGAGTGTTTTCCACGTCCAGACTCCATCTCTGCATGAAGGTCGGTGCCTGGTGTGTCTCCGACCTCCTGGGGGACAGGACGACTCCTCACCATTAACAGCATCGGAGATTTGACGTTAGTTAGTTTTCCACTTTGCTCGTGTTATGCTAATGTTTACTTTAGCTAGTTAGCATGCGCTTAATGACAGCTTTTACAACCCGAAGAAGACACTGACGGCTCTTAAAACAGACTGGGTTAGCTTCGGTGGTTATCAGAGAGTCCCAAAACGcagtgtggtgttttttttctgtctcagaCGTCGCTGTCAGagctcaaataaataaactaacaGCTGTAGCTAACAGTCAAAGTTTGACACAAAGTCTTGATAGTACCAGTACTCGGCTCCAGGTAAGGTCCAGGGCTTGAATGGACAAAGCTCAAACTGGGTCATGCTAACACTTCACACAAGAGCTAATCATTCCTCCTCATTCTGCTGGTAGGGGTATGCTCATGTTTACCTGAGCTAAGTGGTCTAGTTAGCTGATGGGTACAAACTTGAAATGCTGTTTGAACTTGTCTCTGgatgtgtctgttttcttcACAGGATGTTCAGGGCCCCTCAAATCCTGACATGGTCCTGTCCAACAAGGTCATTGCTGCTGTTGCGAGTATCTCCCCTGGCGGCTCTCCCTGagcacactgctgctgtgtgccaGGGTGCAAGGCATGTGAGCGGAAACCGGTGTGAAGGGATTCCCGGAGGAGGCCGACGCGATGAGGGGTTATCATCATTATCCAAAGAGACTGTATCCAATTCAATCCAGCCACATTTATTCAACTGGGAGTGTGCTAATCATCATCTGAGAGAGGTTTCATTTCATAACTCTGTATCCAAAACAATTTTATCCAGTCGTCATCAGACCTCTCAACTTTCTACCTCTGTAAAAACCAAACCAGTTACTGATTCATGGAAATCCACTGTAGTGAAAGTTTCAGGTCCGAACCCTCAAGCTGTGAGCCCTCACCAGGGCTGTTCGACCAACACAACTTGCCTTCTACCCTGGAGGAGGCCTCGGGACTTTTTCCATGTTTCACTCAGTTACACCAACAAGTCTCAGTGTAACCCACATAGCCATTTATATCACAGGCGGCACATAGCCAGCTTATCAGCTCTTACATCACAGATCTTAAACCACTTTCACAGTAGATCCCAAGCCACCAGCCTCTTTCTTCAGCAAAGCAGAGATATTCATCAGGCTTCCCCTCGTTTGGTGGATGACTGGAGAGACTGTCTATCCCCGGAGAATGAAAACAGGTGTCGACAGAGCCTTAGGGCCAACCTGAAGCTCTATGACACAGCAAGATGGAGCAAAGCAGCAAGTCAGAGCCAAGGAGAGAAGCGGTTGAAATACGCATCTGTCCTGGTCTCGCTCTGCGCTGTTGAGGAGCAGCCGGCATTTCTCTTCACCCTACGCTCCATAAAACTGGGCAGGAACAAGGGAGACGTCAGGTTTGTGGCTGGTTTGAAACTGTTAAAAATTGTGTTAGACTGCCAGTAGAGTATTTGTCCTTATTTCCATTTGTGTGTAGCTTTGCAGGAGGAAAGAGTGATCCATCAGATAGAGACGTGGTGGCCACAGCGCTGAGGGAAACCTGGGAGGAGCTGGGTGTTAATGTGGCAGCAGACAGGGTCTGGGGTGTCCTGAAGCCAATCAGGGACAATGTGAGTCggataattttgtttttaagaatTTTGGTCATGTGGTTAAGTGGAGAGCTGTGATTATTCttcccctttttattttctgaactATGTCATACTGTTCATGAATCTATGGTGAGCATGGTAAAATTGTGGTTATGCAAGTGGTAGATGGTTAATGTTGTGCATTTATATGGTGCTGTTCAAGTCTTGATGACTaatcaaagcgctttacagtacagttttggAATTCaccctttacacacacattcatacaatgcttctatgtgcagcactttctctgtcatgCGTCACTCACAGCCGGACctgctttacctcctgagccacagccgcctggcttttatttgtttcatcaatCTATCCTGATTGCAAATgtattctttatatttagttATCATTCACATAGCTTTTGGGAAAAAATGGAAGAATTaatctgtcattttattattactctGTAAATATatgtgataaatgataaaatagtCATGAAAATATCGTTAATTACAAGGGTTCTAGTCGATATTGTGAAGATGCTGGTTTCTTCTGCCCAGCTGTCCAAAACtccaaaatgttgaatttttGACCATCTTAGAAGCATGGACTTGAAAACCTTTTATAACTTTGATCAGCAGCTGTAACAATTATTATCATGATTGTggattattaaatataaaatcaactCACTGACTTAACAAGAAATGTTTCCAGGACTAGCCATAAATCCAGTATCAGGCCTTCAGAAACTATGTCCACTACTGCACGGACACTGCCTTGTCACAGACAAATCTCTCCTCACAACAGAGAACTGGTATATGGTGTCATGTTACTTAAACATTTCATTGCACTTGTCATAGTGTCTTATTCTTCTTTGGTAATATGTTCATATTGAATAGTAAAAAAGCGATGTGTTGAGTTTACTCCTTTTGTCCCTCTCTCCAGACAGGGATGATGATTGTTCCTGTGCTGGCTAACCTCGGGCCTGTAGAGGAGTTGTCGTTCAAACCAAACCCTGCAGAGGTACGGTCGTCCTGTGTGTAGCACTTCCCTACATTTTATATCTGCTTGAAATGGGCAGGGTTCCACATGTGTACACCACCAGAGATTTTGTTTTTGGATGTGGCTCTTTTGTATTTACACACCACAGTCACTGTTTACTCTTTGGACCAAATGCTCTTCAGAAACAAGTTAATTCACAATTTCAAATCTGAAATACACTTCATCCCTCTGCTTTTATTGTTGGTTTCGTCTGTGTTATCTTTTCTAACTTTTTAAACTAGCATTGTAAAAAAACTCATTAATAAACAATtgttaaacataaacacacatatttttctGGTTTGTTTCTGCTTTGGACCAAAGATGTAATGTTgctcttttgtctgtttctgacaCAGGTGGAGGAAATATTCACTTTGCCCCTGTCCCACTTGTGCAACCCCCAGAACTGTGGCTACACACACTTCCGCTCCGGTGACAAGTATGGATACACACTCCCAGTGTTTCACAATGAGAAAAAGCGAGTGTGGGGTTTGACTGCCATTGCTTTAGACCAAACCCTGAAAATTATTGTCCCTCCTTAACAGCTCTTTCACTGTTACTTTACAGTTTAGATGTCTATAGCACAAACTATGTGACTCAAAGATGTGATTATGAGAAACGTGCAATCAAACTTTGTGTAGCAGAACCATGTCAGGAATCAATGTGAATACCACCTGTATTTAATTTGAACTATATCAATTATTCTCTTTAAATGAGTGTCTTCTCTACTGTTCAAAAGACTGCCATAGTTTAGCCACTTCAGAAGATAAATCATTTAGGTGCCTCCATATTTAATAACTATAGGCCAATGTCCAATCTACCATTTTTAAGTAAGCTTAGAGAAGCTTTTTGTGTCAGTTAAATTAGGTTTTCGGACCAATCGTAGCACTGAAACGGCAACTTACAATCAATTCCTCAAATGGTGACAGTTGCATTACAGCTCCAACCGTTTCTATGTCCAGACCCTACTTTCTGGTCTGCCTGACAAGAACATGTCTCACCTACAACTTTAATACTCTGCTGCTCGTGTGTTAAGCAAGAACAATAAGAGAGCAGACATTGCACCAATTCTTAGGTCCCAGCATTGGCTACTTCGTCTGCTTCccaattgattttttttttattaaatcacttCACTGGTTTATACATTTCTCAATGCCTTTTACTCTATGTACCTTAATGGCCTTTTTAATTCTACTCAAAGTCAGAACAGAAAACCCATGGTGAAACAACTTTTTATTACTTCAGCCAAAAGACtcaaaagcagcagagaatgTGGATACTTTTAAAAGCTAGTCTGGCTTTGAATTAATTGtattcatgttatttatttaattatacgTCTCTGAcctttattcagtttttattattttgtatttgttttcctttgagTAGTGTACTTTTATTTCTAGTTTAACATGATTGAAAATGCttgtttttaagtgtgtgtgtgtgtgtgtgtgtgtgtgtgtgtgtgtgtgtgtgtgtgtgtgtgtgtgtgtgtgtgtgtgtgtgtgtgtgtgtgtgtgtgtgtgtgtgtgtgtgtgtgtgtgtggggtcttGTTTTTATAGCTTTTCTTCTGTAAAACACTTAGTGTTATTTTatgaaaagtgctttacatattTAAGCATTATTATTTAATAGTATGAGTACTAAGTATGATATTGGTATAATTTatctaaaatattttattgaataaaaatTTTCAATGCTCATAAATTC
Protein-coding regions in this window:
- the ftr86 gene encoding finTRIM family, member 86 isoform X2; the encoded protein is MSTGISNLPSLFLSPYLKREPSGCPYIFSSDLCELPSSTQDHMASVWTEEETFVCSVCLDTLKDPATLPCGHSYCLACIQSHWDKRDRMGEYSCPQCRQVFSPRPSLAKSTVLVEAMEKLRTNSFKQSFSAASSAPPSMPIYLEVLPHLGSRQGSVYPQLPTLDPRSCPQHNRPLVLFCREDKECVCELCCQHGHKGHRVLKPQEERKERQKELVHMQAEAQRRIQETEKKLKELPHLARQHKALVQALQQESTDLFTELAKNLSLTGTQAGELLSTHETSIGSQVEVQIHRLEQEVAQLGWKSEELSKLASMQDHICFLKNFLTLEPLGKMGATGESVLGQEEAVVASIRSVMQDLQTSIQDLCKASLAKINTLVNHVPVASTPSGAVAGATVTDNCGQDKSQNTDAPPLPPPRPQEHESSFNYPALHPACPEASAPPPPFHPPQPHAPPATTTGLVNPEPKSRGELLKFRFEPTMDPNTVYRHIQLLDGGHKATMRAENLNPPDHPERFHFWRQVLCREPLAGSPYYWEVEWTGQKITIGVAYKEIERKGSDDKSRLGHNPQSWSLYWTGTGFSFWHDGQEKLLGSTKAKRIGVYLDQHAGTLAFYRITNNQADLIHQHQTHFTGPLYPGFRFWARVGATATVCQLD
- the ftr86 gene encoding finTRIM family, member 86 isoform X1, whose protein sequence is MSTGISNLPSLFLSPYLKREPSGCPYIFSSDLCELPSSTQDHMASVWTEEETFVCSVCLDTLKDPATLPCGHSYCLACIQSHWDKRDRMGEYSCPQCRQVFSPRPSLAKSTVLVEAMEKLRTNSFKQSFSAASSAPPSMPIYLEVLPHLGSRQGSVYPQLPTLDPRSCPQHNRPLVLFCREDKECVCELCCQHGHKGHRVLKPQEERKERQKELVHMQAEAQRRIQETEKKLKELPHLARQHKALVQALQQESTDLFTELAKNLSLTGTQAGELLSTHETSIGSQVEVQIHRLEQEVAQLGWKSEELSKLASMQDHICFLKNFLTLEPLGKMGATGESVLGQEEAVVASIRSVMQDLQTSIQDLCKASLAKINTLVNHVPVASTPSGAVAGATVTDNCGQDKSQNTVYEMMTDAPPLPPPRPQEHESSFNYPALHPACPEASAPPPPFHPPQPHAPPATTTGLVNPEPKSRGELLKFRFEPTMDPNTVYRHIQLLDGGHKATMRAENLNPPDHPERFHFWRQVLCREPLAGSPYYWEVEWTGQKITIGVAYKEIERKGSDDKSRLGHNPQSWSLYWTGTGFSFWHDGQEKLLGSTKAKRIGVYLDQHAGTLAFYRITNNQADLIHQHQTHFTGPLYPGFRFWARVGATATVCQLD
- the ftr86 gene encoding finTRIM family, member 86 isoform X3, whose protein sequence is MSTGISNLPSLFLSPYLKREPSGCPYIFSSDLCELPSSTQDHMASVWTEEETFVCSVCLDTLKDPATLPCGHSYCLACIQSHWDKRDRMGEYSCPQCRQVFSPRPSLAKSTVLVEAMEKLRTNSFKQSFSAASSAPPSMPIYLEVLPHLGSRQGSVYPQLPTLDPRSCPQHNRPLVLFCREDKECVCELCCQHGHKGHRVLKPQEERKERQKELVHMQAEAQRRIQETEKKLKELPHLARQHKALVQALQQESTDLFTELAKNLSLTGTQAGELLSTHETSIGSQVEVQIHRLEQEVAQLGWKSEELSKLASMQDHICFLKNFLTLEPLGKMGATGESVLGQEEAVVASIRSVMQDLQTSIQDLCKASLAKINTLVNHVPVASTPSGAVAGATVTDNCGQDKSQNTVYEMMTDAPPLPPPRPQEHESSFNYPALHPACPEASAPPPPFHPPQPHGLVNPEPKSRGELLKFRFEPTMDPNTVYRHIQLLDGGHKATMRAENLNPPDHPERFHFWRQVLCREPLAGSPYYWEVEWTGQKITIGVAYKEIERKGSDDKSRLGHNPQSWSLYWTGTGFSFWHDGQEKLLGSTKAKRIGVYLDQHAGTLAFYRITNNQADLIHQHQTHFTGPLYPGFRFWARVGATATVCQLD
- the nudt8 gene encoding nucleoside diphosphate-linked moiety X motif 8 isoform X1 gives rise to the protein MLTLHTRANHSSSFCWMFRAPQILTWSCPTRSLLLLRVSPLAALPEHTAAVCQGARHVSGNRCEGIPGGGRRDEGLSSLSKETVSNSIQPHLFNWECANHHLREVSFHNSVSKTILSSRHQTSQLSTSVKTKPVTDSWKSTVVKVSGPNPQAVSPHQGCSTNTTCLLPWRRPRDFFHVSLSYTNKSQCNPHSHLYHRRHIASLSALTSQILNHFHSRSQATSLFLQQSRDIHQASPRLVDDWRDCLSPENENRCRQSLRANLKLYDTARWSKAASQSQGEKRLKYASVLVSLCAVEEQPAFLFTLRSIKLGRNKGDVSFAGGKSDPSDRDVVATALRETWEELGVNVAADRVWGVLKPIRDNTGMMIVPVLANLGPVEELSFKPNPAEVEEIFTLPLSHLCNPQNCGYTHFRSGDKYGYTLPVFHNEKKRVWGLTAIALDQTLKIIVPP
- the nudt8 gene encoding nucleoside diphosphate-linked moiety X motif 8 isoform X2 encodes the protein MFRAPQILTWSCPTRSLLLLRVSPLAALPEHTAAVCQGARHVSGNRCEGIPGGGRRDEGLSSLSKETVSNSIQPHLFNWECANHHLREVSFHNSVSKTILSSRHQTSQLSTSVKTKPVTDSWKSTVVKVSGPNPQAVSPHQGCSTNTTCLLPWRRPRDFFHVSLSYTNKSQCNPHSHLYHRRHIASLSALTSQILNHFHSRSQATSLFLQQSRDIHQASPRLVDDWRDCLSPENENRCRQSLRANLKLYDTARWSKAASQSQGEKRLKYASVLVSLCAVEEQPAFLFTLRSIKLGRNKGDVSFAGGKSDPSDRDVVATALRETWEELGVNVAADRVWGVLKPIRDNTGMMIVPVLANLGPVEELSFKPNPAEVEEIFTLPLSHLCNPQNCGYTHFRSGDKYGYTLPVFHNEKKRVWGLTAIALDQTLKIIVPP